The Frondihabitans australicus genome includes a region encoding these proteins:
- a CDS encoding crotonase/enoyl-CoA hydratase family protein — MTPSKAKKLADLDPDRPRVTVERDGHVLIIGLDREEKRNAADLRMLHELSLAYGLLERDPDLWCGLLHAKGEHFTAGLDLADVAKAVTPDGLDIVPEGGINPWQVDGTQLSKPVVMAVQGTCLTLGVELALVSDIVISAKTSRFGQMEVRRGILPFGGATTRFPARVGWGNAMRWMLTGETFDAKEALRIGLVQEVVFNDQVYNRAYDLAHRIAEQAPLAVQATLANARIAVRAGEAAAENLLQSELVRLMQTEDSRLGMQSFQQRGEATFTGH, encoded by the coding sequence ATGACCCCCAGCAAGGCTAAGAAGCTCGCCGACCTCGATCCCGACCGGCCGCGCGTCACCGTCGAACGCGACGGCCACGTGCTCATCATCGGGCTCGACCGCGAGGAGAAGCGGAACGCGGCAGACCTGCGGATGCTGCACGAGCTGTCCCTCGCGTACGGGCTGCTCGAGAGAGATCCCGACCTGTGGTGCGGGCTCCTGCACGCCAAGGGCGAGCACTTCACCGCCGGCCTCGACCTGGCCGACGTGGCCAAGGCCGTGACCCCGGACGGCCTCGACATCGTGCCCGAGGGCGGCATCAACCCGTGGCAGGTCGACGGCACGCAGCTGTCGAAGCCGGTCGTCATGGCGGTGCAGGGCACGTGCCTCACGCTCGGCGTCGAGCTCGCCCTGGTGAGCGACATCGTCATCTCGGCGAAGACCAGCCGCTTCGGCCAGATGGAGGTGCGTCGAGGCATCCTGCCGTTCGGCGGCGCGACCACGCGGTTCCCGGCGCGCGTCGGCTGGGGCAACGCGATGCGCTGGATGCTGACCGGCGAGACCTTCGACGCCAAAGAGGCGCTGCGCATCGGCCTCGTGCAGGAGGTCGTCTTCAACGACCAGGTCTACAACCGCGCGTACGACCTCGCGCACCGCATCGCCGAGCAGGCTCCCCTCGCCGTCCAGGCGACGCTCGCCAACGCGCGCATCGCCGTACGTGCTGGCGAGGCCGCAGCCGAGAATCTTCTGCAGTCCGAGCTCGTGCGTCTCATGCAGACCGAGGACTCCCGCCTGGGCATGCAGTCGTTCCAGCAGCGGGGCGAGGCGACCTTCACCGGCCACTAG
- a CDS encoding EamA family transporter has translation MGSVPRVPAPLLAVAAIFSVQFGSAFARLHFDEVGPTGAATLRLVFGAVILVVAVRPRVGRWRLRQWVAAILLGLALAGMNSLIYLALARIPLGVAVTLEFTGPLAVALAQTRRWRDAGWALLAFVGVVLLGVGSTGSIALGGVLLAFGAAAFWAGYIFASSHAGRLIDGIDGLVVAVVVAAIVVSPFGAGRAWHAVVQEPTLVAVFLAVALLTSALPYALEMVALRRIETRVFGVLSSLGPAVAALAGLVVVHQALDAREIVALVLVTAASVGVTVTRRSTGSAMSHDVSLG, from the coding sequence ATGGGGAGCGTGCCTCGCGTCCCCGCTCCGCTGCTGGCGGTGGCGGCGATCTTCTCCGTCCAGTTCGGCAGCGCTTTCGCCCGTCTGCACTTCGACGAGGTCGGTCCGACGGGGGCCGCCACGCTGCGACTCGTCTTCGGTGCGGTGATCCTCGTGGTGGCCGTGCGGCCCCGGGTCGGGCGCTGGCGTCTGCGGCAGTGGGTGGCCGCGATCCTGCTCGGGTTGGCCCTGGCCGGCATGAACTCGCTGATCTACCTGGCGCTCGCGCGGATCCCCCTCGGCGTCGCGGTGACGCTCGAGTTCACCGGGCCCCTCGCGGTCGCGCTGGCGCAGACCCGCCGCTGGCGAGACGCCGGCTGGGCCCTGCTCGCGTTCGTCGGGGTGGTGCTGCTCGGCGTGGGGTCGACCGGATCGATCGCGCTCGGGGGAGTCCTGCTCGCCTTCGGCGCGGCCGCGTTCTGGGCGGGCTACATCTTCGCCTCCTCGCACGCGGGCCGTCTCATCGACGGCATCGACGGGCTCGTGGTGGCCGTCGTGGTCGCTGCGATCGTCGTGTCGCCGTTCGGCGCCGGTCGCGCCTGGCACGCGGTGGTGCAGGAGCCGACGCTGGTCGCCGTGTTCCTCGCGGTCGCCCTTCTCACGTCGGCCCTGCCCTACGCCCTGGAGATGGTCGCCCTCCGCCGCATCGAGACGAGGGTCTTCGGAGTGCTCTCGAGTCTCGGCCCCGCGGTCGCTGCCCTGGCCGGTCTCGTCGTCGTGCACCAGGCCCTCGACGCACGCGAGATCGTCGCGCTCGTGCTCGTGACGGCCGCCTCCGTGGGCGTTACGGTGACGAGGCGGTCAACCGGTTCTGCGATGTCCCACGATGTCAGCCTCGGCTGA
- a CDS encoding CsbD family protein has protein sequence MGLSDKIQNAAQDVSGKAKEAAGKATDNPKLEAEGHKDQAAASAKKIGEDVKDAFKS, from the coding sequence ATGGGACTCAGCGACAAGATCCAGAACGCCGCCCAAGACGTGTCCGGCAAGGCGAAGGAAGCCGCCGGCAAGGCCACCGACAACCCGAAGCTCGAAGCCGAGGGACACAAGGATCAGGCGGCCGCGTCAGCGAAGAAGATCGGCGAGGACGTCAAAGACGCCTTCAAGTCCTGA
- a CDS encoding pyridoxine/pyridoxamine 5'-phosphate oxidase, translating to MSIETRDIRRILRQAKTFPPDMPAFDADAAPDEPLGLLVDWLSAAIEAGVNQPHAMTLSTCDSTGHVTARTLLLKDVDDALWFASSDESPKGRQMAENPHVALTLYWREQGRQIRVEGQAQPGPAEVGAADFTARHPDSRAVAIALPQSSAYDPGSQEPQARLAAARELVAQDDDFAPDDWTAYRVVPTVVEFWQATTGRDQVRLRYDRVGEGTGWTSTRLWP from the coding sequence ATGAGCATCGAGACGCGAGACATCCGCCGGATCCTGCGCCAGGCGAAGACCTTCCCGCCCGACATGCCCGCCTTCGACGCCGACGCGGCCCCCGACGAGCCGTTGGGGCTCCTGGTCGACTGGCTGTCCGCGGCGATCGAGGCCGGCGTCAACCAGCCGCACGCGATGACCCTGTCGACCTGCGACAGCACCGGCCACGTGACGGCCCGCACGCTACTGCTGAAGGACGTCGACGACGCCCTGTGGTTCGCGTCGAGCGACGAGAGTCCCAAGGGGCGCCAGATGGCCGAGAACCCGCACGTCGCACTGACGCTCTACTGGCGCGAGCAGGGCCGCCAGATCCGGGTCGAGGGCCAGGCGCAGCCGGGCCCGGCCGAAGTCGGTGCGGCCGACTTCACCGCGCGGCACCCCGACTCGCGCGCTGTCGCGATCGCCCTGCCGCAGTCGAGCGCCTACGACCCTGGGTCGCAGGAGCCGCAGGCCCGCCTGGCCGCCGCCCGAGAGCTCGTCGCCCAGGACGACGACTTCGCGCCCGACGACTGGACCGCCTACCGGGTCGTGCCCACCGTGGTGGAGTTCTGGCAGGCGACGACCGGGCGCGACCAGGTCCGCCTCCGCTACGACCGCGTCGGCGAGGGCACCGGCTGGACGAGCACGCGCCTCTGGCCGTGA
- the argS gene encoding arginine--tRNA ligase, which produces MTPAELSVSLLAIVQGVVERRREADAELAEVAVTPADAALERPKNRDHGDWASNVAMKFAKRLGTNPRALADEIAGDLAEVDGIASVDVAGPGFINITLEAAAAGLLAKTIVDQGALYGSGDYYDGVTINLEFVSANPTGPIHIGGVRWAAVGDSLARVFEAVGGQVTREYYFNDHGAQIDRFARSLVASALGEPTPEDGYGGDYISEIAARVIDTFDGDVRDLPRDEAQELFRAVGVEFMFADIKASLHDFGVDFDVYFHENSLHESKAVERAVARLRELGHIYEADGATWLRTTEFGDDRDRVVIKSDGEAAYIAGDIAYYLDKRERGFERNIIMLGADHHGYIGRMMAMCAAFGDTPGVNLEILIGQLVNLLKDGEPVRMSKRAGTVVSMEDLVDVVGVDAARYSLVRSSMDSMVDIDLDLLTKKSNDNPVFYVQYAHARTCAVDRNAAASGVDRSAFDASLLTHPTEAALLGALSELPRVVTQAAELREPHRVARYVEEVAGTYHRWYDACRVTPLGDEEVTDLHRTRLWLNDAAGQVIRNGLGLLGVSAPERM; this is translated from the coding sequence GTGACTCCCGCCGAACTTTCCGTCTCGCTGCTCGCCATCGTCCAGGGTGTCGTCGAGCGCCGACGCGAGGCCGACGCCGAGCTCGCCGAGGTCGCGGTCACCCCCGCCGACGCCGCCCTCGAGCGCCCGAAGAATCGCGACCACGGCGACTGGGCGTCGAACGTGGCGATGAAGTTCGCGAAGCGACTCGGCACGAACCCGCGCGCTCTCGCCGACGAGATCGCCGGCGACCTCGCCGAGGTCGACGGCATCGCCTCGGTCGACGTCGCGGGCCCGGGATTCATCAACATCACGCTCGAGGCCGCCGCCGCCGGTCTCCTCGCGAAGACCATCGTCGACCAGGGCGCCCTCTACGGCTCGGGCGACTACTACGACGGCGTGACGATCAACCTCGAGTTCGTCTCGGCCAACCCGACCGGCCCGATCCACATCGGCGGCGTCCGCTGGGCCGCCGTCGGCGACAGCCTCGCCCGCGTGTTCGAGGCGGTCGGCGGTCAGGTGACCCGCGAGTACTACTTCAACGACCACGGCGCGCAGATCGACCGCTTCGCCCGGAGCCTGGTCGCCTCCGCCCTCGGCGAGCCCACGCCGGAGGACGGCTACGGCGGCGACTACATCTCCGAGATCGCCGCGCGCGTCATCGACACCTTCGACGGCGACGTCCGCGACCTGCCCCGCGACGAGGCGCAGGAGCTCTTCCGAGCCGTCGGCGTCGAGTTCATGTTCGCCGACATCAAGGCCTCGCTGCACGACTTCGGCGTCGACTTCGACGTCTACTTCCACGAGAACTCGCTGCACGAGTCGAAGGCGGTCGAGCGCGCCGTGGCGCGGCTGCGCGAGCTCGGCCACATCTACGAGGCCGACGGCGCGACCTGGCTGCGCACCACCGAGTTCGGCGACGACCGCGACCGCGTCGTGATCAAGTCCGACGGCGAGGCCGCCTACATCGCGGGCGACATCGCGTACTACCTCGACAAGCGCGAGCGCGGCTTCGAGCGCAACATCATCATGCTCGGCGCCGACCACCACGGCTACATCGGCCGCATGATGGCGATGTGCGCGGCGTTCGGCGACACCCCGGGCGTCAACCTCGAGATCCTCATCGGCCAGCTCGTCAACCTGCTGAAGGACGGCGAGCCCGTCCGCATGTCGAAGCGTGCCGGTACCGTCGTCTCAATGGAGGACCTCGTCGACGTCGTCGGCGTCGACGCCGCCCGGTACTCGCTGGTGCGCTCGTCGATGGACTCGATGGTCGACATCGACCTCGACCTCCTCACGAAGAAGAGCAACGACAACCCCGTCTTCTACGTGCAGTACGCCCACGCGCGCACCTGCGCCGTCGACCGCAACGCGGCCGCATCCGGCGTCGACCGCTCGGCCTTCGACGCGTCGCTTCTCACCCACCCGACCGAGGCTGCTCTGCTCGGCGCGCTCAGCGAGCTCCCGCGCGTCGTCACGCAGGCCGCCGAGCTGCGCGAGCCGCACCGCGTCGCCCGCTATGTCGAAGAGGTCGCTGGCACCTACCACCGCTGGTACGACGCCTGCCGCGTCACGCCGCTGGGCGACGAAGAGGTGACCGACCTGCACCGCACGAGGCTCTGGCTGAACGACGCGGCGGGGCAGGTGATCCGCAACGGTCTCGGCCTCCTGGGCGTCTCGGCTCCCGAGCGGATGTGA
- a CDS encoding PspA/IM30 family protein, producing MAKQSIFGRIAQLTKANINNLIDQAEDPKLMLDQLVRDYTNSIADAKDAVAETIGNLRLLEQDHKEDVDAAADWGNKALAASKKADELRTAGNTTEADKFDNLAKVAIGRQMSSEKEAKDAEPTIAQQTQVVDKLKTGLSQMEQKLQDLNNKRNELVARSKMASAQSKVNDAIGSINVLDPTSDLGRFEDKIRREEAKVMGQQELQASSLDAQFESLENLDAQTEVEARLAQLKLGGGAAPVEEWESKPLGS from the coding sequence ATGGCTAAGCAGTCGATCTTCGGGCGCATCGCGCAGCTCACGAAGGCGAACATCAACAACCTCATCGATCAGGCCGAAGACCCCAAGCTGATGCTCGACCAGCTGGTCCGCGACTACACGAACTCCATCGCCGACGCAAAGGACGCCGTCGCGGAGACGATCGGCAACCTCCGCCTCCTCGAGCAGGACCACAAGGAAGACGTCGACGCCGCGGCCGACTGGGGCAACAAGGCCCTCGCCGCCTCGAAGAAGGCCGACGAGCTGCGCACCGCCGGAAACACGACCGAGGCCGACAAGTTCGACAACCTGGCCAAGGTCGCGATCGGCCGCCAGATGTCGAGCGAGAAGGAGGCCAAGGACGCCGAGCCGACCATCGCCCAGCAGACCCAGGTCGTCGACAAGCTGAAGACCGGCCTGTCGCAGATGGAGCAGAAGCTCCAAGACCTCAACAACAAGCGCAACGAGCTCGTCGCCCGCTCCAAGATGGCGTCGGCCCAGTCGAAGGTCAACGACGCCATCGGCAGCATCAACGTGCTCGACCCGACCAGCGACCTCGGCCGCTTCGAGGACAAGATCCGTCGCGAGGAGGCCAAGGTCATGGGCCAGCAGGAGCTCCAGGCCTCCAGTCTCGACGCGCAGTTCGAGAGCCTCGAGAATCTCGACGCCCAGACCGAGGTCGAGGCCCGTCTCGCGCAGCTCAAGCTCGGCGGGGGCGCCGCGCCGGTCGAGGAGTGGGAGTCGAAGCCTCTCGGATCCTGA
- a CDS encoding arginase family protein — protein sequence MRLSEGANAIFGDLPAKASAMVEVPVGAGDGLGTAIHRLSSVAAVSNDLSRVLDESTEVALVVGGDCGVEFTAVRHALRDDTAVVWFDAHPDLNSPATSESGAFSGMVLGALLGRADGEFAAASLPAAAAGTPRLEPSRVVLAGARTYDDAEDAYIEEAGITTVSAFELDPAEVVEAVAATGASSVYIHVDLDVLDPSEFDGLLDPQPFGLAPATLVQTIQELRARFELVGAGLCSFAPATPEAAADDMGTILRIVGALAR from the coding sequence ATGAGACTGTCCGAGGGCGCCAACGCGATCTTCGGAGACCTGCCCGCGAAGGCGAGCGCGATGGTCGAGGTGCCGGTCGGCGCCGGCGACGGTCTCGGCACGGCGATCCACCGGCTGTCGTCGGTGGCCGCCGTGTCGAACGACCTCTCGCGAGTGCTCGACGAGTCGACCGAGGTCGCGCTCGTGGTCGGCGGCGACTGCGGTGTGGAGTTCACGGCGGTCCGGCACGCTCTGCGCGACGACACGGCGGTCGTCTGGTTCGACGCGCATCCCGACCTCAACTCGCCCGCGACCAGCGAGAGCGGCGCGTTCAGCGGCATGGTGCTCGGGGCTCTGCTGGGGCGCGCCGACGGCGAGTTCGCGGCTGCGTCCCTGCCCGCGGCAGCGGCGGGCACTCCGCGGCTCGAGCCGAGCCGGGTCGTCCTCGCCGGGGCCCGCACCTACGACGACGCCGAAGACGCCTACATCGAGGAGGCCGGCATCACGACGGTGTCGGCGTTCGAGCTGGACCCGGCCGAGGTCGTCGAGGCCGTGGCCGCGACGGGGGCATCCTCGGTGTACATCCACGTCGATCTCGACGTGCTCGACCCGTCGGAGTTCGACGGCCTCCTCGACCCGCAGCCCTTCGGTCTCGCGCCGGCCACCCTGGTGCAGACGATCCAGGAGCTGCGGGCCCGCTTCGAGCTCGTCGGCGCCGGCCTCTGCTCGTTCGCGCCGGCCACCCCCGAGGCCGCGGCCGACGACATGGGGACGATCCTCCGCATCGTCGGGGCCTTGGCCCGCTGA
- a CDS encoding TPM domain-containing protein: MFREPTPIGTGARSGRRPAPLRLRLATYGLLVAAAAVALVGPAPAAQATSPVDLNGAYVLDQAGVLSGSDKATITTSLNKLNSDTGINLLVVYVPTFSNPSDRTSWGAATAKLNNLGANDILLSIAVQDRQYDVEKNTASKLSNSDLASIETNDLVPQLRDSHWAAAATAMASGIDKAAGPPNLTWIPIVLGIVVVIIVVIVIIVSVRRRRSRAQELEKSRASQADLTRRAAALLVGIDDQITQATQEVDFASAQFGSAAAEPFARAVDSAKQKVRQAFELRQKLDDDIPDTPEETRSWTEQIIELCEGAHADIEAQSEAYDKLRASEATVVDDTARLHTSAAELKQRADSAEKTLASLTSTYSAKAVASVAQNPDQADRLLEFVEQTATEAEGQIAADNKGEAVGSVQRGQQALVQVVQLLDAIDKAGTSLGTAQASIEAASQDLRQDLVAAQKVPAADATQGTGLAPAVSEVQAALGFADANRDDPLAVLDRLTAANTSIDTAMAAVRDVEVSRQRAQATLDQALLNARSQISAARDFIETRRGAISAGPRTRLSEAERHLQTAVGLATNDPNTAVAEAQQAAAMASAAANDANDEVGMYQQQGFGMGGLGGGMGRGQGGANLGGILTGVIIGGLLNGGGGGGGWGGGGGFGGGGFGGGGFGGGGGFGGGGGGGGGGGGGGGGFDSSGGRF; the protein is encoded by the coding sequence GTGTTCCGGGAACCCACACCGATCGGCACCGGCGCGAGGTCTGGGCGCCGGCCCGCCCCTCTCCGCCTCCGTCTGGCGACGTACGGCCTCCTCGTCGCCGCGGCCGCCGTCGCCCTCGTCGGCCCCGCGCCTGCGGCGCAGGCGACGTCGCCTGTCGACCTGAACGGCGCCTACGTCCTCGACCAGGCGGGCGTGCTGTCGGGCAGCGACAAGGCCACGATCACGACGTCGCTCAACAAGCTGAACTCCGACACGGGCATCAACCTGCTCGTCGTCTACGTGCCGACGTTCTCCAACCCGTCCGATCGCACCTCGTGGGGTGCCGCGACCGCGAAGCTGAACAACCTCGGCGCCAACGACATCCTCCTGTCGATCGCCGTGCAGGATCGCCAGTACGACGTCGAGAAGAACACCGCGTCGAAGCTCTCCAACTCCGACCTCGCCTCGATCGAGACGAACGACCTCGTGCCGCAGCTGCGCGACTCGCACTGGGCGGCCGCCGCCACCGCGATGGCCTCGGGCATCGACAAGGCCGCAGGGCCGCCGAACCTCACCTGGATCCCGATCGTCCTCGGCATCGTCGTCGTCATCATCGTCGTGATCGTGATCATCGTGTCGGTCCGCCGGCGGCGCTCCAGGGCGCAGGAGCTCGAGAAGAGCCGCGCGTCCCAGGCCGACCTCACCCGCAGAGCCGCGGCCCTCCTCGTCGGCATCGACGACCAGATCACGCAGGCCACCCAGGAGGTCGACTTCGCGTCGGCTCAGTTCGGCTCCGCCGCCGCCGAACCCTTCGCGCGGGCCGTCGACTCCGCGAAGCAGAAGGTCCGCCAGGCCTTCGAGCTGCGCCAGAAGCTCGACGACGACATTCCCGACACGCCCGAGGAGACCCGGTCGTGGACGGAGCAGATCATCGAGCTCTGCGAGGGCGCGCACGCCGACATCGAGGCGCAGTCCGAGGCCTACGACAAGCTCCGCGCCTCGGAGGCCACCGTCGTGGACGACACCGCGCGCCTGCACACGTCGGCGGCCGAGCTGAAGCAGCGCGCCGACTCGGCCGAGAAGACACTCGCGTCGCTGACCTCCACCTACTCGGCCAAGGCGGTGGCGAGCGTCGCCCAGAACCCCGACCAGGCCGACCGCCTGCTCGAGTTCGTCGAGCAGACCGCGACCGAGGCCGAGGGCCAGATCGCCGCGGACAATAAGGGCGAGGCCGTCGGCAGCGTGCAGCGCGGTCAGCAGGCGCTCGTCCAGGTGGTCCAGCTGCTCGATGCCATCGACAAGGCCGGCACGTCGCTCGGCACAGCCCAGGCCTCGATCGAAGCGGCCTCGCAGGACCTCCGCCAGGACCTCGTGGCCGCTCAGAAGGTGCCGGCCGCCGACGCCACGCAGGGCACGGGTCTCGCGCCCGCGGTGTCGGAGGTCCAGGCCGCGCTCGGCTTCGCCGACGCCAACCGTGACGACCCGCTGGCGGTGCTCGACCGGCTGACGGCCGCCAACACGTCGATCGACACGGCGATGGCGGCGGTCCGCGACGTCGAGGTGTCTCGGCAGCGCGCCCAGGCCACGCTCGACCAGGCCCTCCTCAACGCGCGCAGTCAGATCTCGGCCGCGCGGGACTTCATCGAGACGAGGCGCGGCGCCATCTCCGCGGGGCCGCGCACCCGGCTCTCCGAGGCCGAGCGGCACCTGCAGACCGCCGTCGGCCTGGCCACGAACGACCCGAACACTGCGGTCGCCGAGGCGCAGCAGGCGGCGGCCATGGCCTCTGCGGCGGCCAACGACGCCAACGACGAGGTCGGCATGTACCAACAGCAGGGCTTCGGCATGGGCGGTCTCGGCGGCGGCATGGGTCGCGGCCAGGGCGGCGCCAACCTCGGCGGCATCCTCACCGGCGTCATCATCGGCGGTCTCCTCAACGGCGGCGGCGGAGGCGGCGGCTGGGGTGGCGGCGGCGGCTTCGGCGGGGGCGGCTTCGGCGGGGGCGGCTTCGGCGGAGGCGGCGGCTTCGGGGGCGGAGGCGGCGGAGGCGGCGGAGGCGGAGGCGGCGGCGGCGGCTTCGACTCCAGCGGAGGCCGCTTCTGA